A window of the Dunckerocampus dactyliophorus isolate RoL2022-P2 chromosome 21, RoL_Ddac_1.1, whole genome shotgun sequence genome harbors these coding sequences:
- the htr5ab gene encoding 5-hydroxytryptamine (serotonin) receptor 5A, genome duplicate b isoform X1, which translates to MQNDSTIAASESSWLPAAMTFPNSSGNSSGALEGAIYQPLSLFSVLTLTLLAMLVVATFVWNLLVLVTILRVRTFHRVPHNLVASMAISDVMVAALVMPLSLVHELNGRLWKLGRVLCQVWISFDVLCCTASIWNVTAIALDRYWSITRHLEYTLKTRKKISNVMIALTWLLSSIISLSPLFGWGETYSEGMKCQVSQEPSYTIFSTFGAFYLPLCVVLFVYWKIYKAAKFRIGSRKTNTITPMAEQTPLRSCRNIIKPSHSFVHMNRSHVHRDTCHTALGLIHWQQQFHKAGQQSSSCSTASKLAKVKEEAQRPQLVFTVRHATVTFQTDGDTWREQKEKKAALMVGILIGVFVLCWIPFFITELIVPLCSCDIPPIWKSIFLWLGYSNSFFNPLIYTAFNKNYNNALRNLFSRQR; encoded by the exons atGCAGAATGACTCGACTATCGCCGCCTCAGAATCATCTTGGCTGCCGGCCGCCATGACGTTTCCCAACAGCAGCGGCAACTCCAGCGGTGCTTTGGAGGGGGCCATCTACCAGCCGTTGTCCCTGTTCAGTGTACTGACGCTCACCCTCCTGGCCATGCTGGTGGTGGCCACCTTCGTGTGGAACCTGCTGGTGCTGGTGACCATCCTGCGTGTGCGGACGTTCCACCGCGTGCCCCACAACCTGGTGGCCTCCATGGCCATCTCGGACGTGATGGTGGCAGCGCTGGTGATGCCGCTGAGCCTGGTTCACGAGCTCAACGGGCGTCTGTGGAAGCTGGGCCGTGTGCTGTGCCAGGTGTGGATCTCTTTTGACGTGCTGTGTTGCACAGCCAGCATCTGGAACGTGACGGCCATTGCGCTGGACCGCTACTGGTCCATCACCAGACACCTGGAGTACACGCTCAAGACACGCAAGAAGATCTCCAACGTGATGATCGCCCTCACGTGGCTGCTGTCCTCCATCATTTCGCTGTCACCGCTCTTTGGCTGGGGCGAGACATATTCCGAGGGCATGAAGTGCCAGGTGAGCCAGGAGCCGTCCTACACCATCTTCTCCACCTTCGGAGCCTTTTATCTGCCTCTCTGTGTGGTGCTCTTTGTCTACTGGAAGATATACAAGGCGGCCAAGTTCCGGATTGGCTCCCGCAAGACCAACACCATCACACCCATGGCAGAG CAAACACCTCTCAGGAGCTGCAGAAACATCATAAAGCCTTCACACTCATTTGTTCACATGAACCGCTCACACGTGCACAGAGACACCTGCCACACTGCGCTAGGCTTGATCCACTGGCAGCAACAATTCCACAAGGCAGGCCAACAGAGTTCCTCATGCAGCACAGCTTCCAAGTTAGCAAAG GTGAAGGAAGAAGCTCAGCGTCCTCAGTTGGTGTTCACTGTTCGCCACGCTACTGTTACCTTCCAGACGGATGGCGACACATGGCGTgagcagaaggagaagaaggcaGCGCTGATGGTGGGCATCTTAATCGGcgtctttgtgctctgctggatcccgttcttcatcaccgagcTCATCGTCCCACTTTGCTCGTGCGACATCCCGCCCATCTGGAAAAGCATCTTCCTGTGGCTGGGCTACTCCAACTCCTTCTTCAACCCCCTCATATATACCGCCTTCAACAAGAACTACAACAACGCTCTGAGGAACCTCTTCTCCAGGCAGCGTTGA
- the htr5ab gene encoding 5-hydroxytryptamine (serotonin) receptor 5A, genome duplicate b isoform X2 gives MQNDSTIAASESSWLPAAMTFPNSSGNSSGALEGAIYQPLSLFSVLTLTLLAMLVVATFVWNLLVLVTILRVRTFHRVPHNLVASMAISDVMVAALVMPLSLVHELNGRLWKLGRVLCQVWISFDVLCCTASIWNVTAIALDRYWSITRHLEYTLKTRKKISNVMIALTWLLSSIISLSPLFGWGETYSEGMKCQVSQEPSYTIFSTFGAFYLPLCVVLFVYWKIYKAAKFRIGSRKTNTITPMAEVKEEAQRPQLVFTVRHATVTFQTDGDTWREQKEKKAALMVGILIGVFVLCWIPFFITELIVPLCSCDIPPIWKSIFLWLGYSNSFFNPLIYTAFNKNYNNALRNLFSRQR, from the exons atGCAGAATGACTCGACTATCGCCGCCTCAGAATCATCTTGGCTGCCGGCCGCCATGACGTTTCCCAACAGCAGCGGCAACTCCAGCGGTGCTTTGGAGGGGGCCATCTACCAGCCGTTGTCCCTGTTCAGTGTACTGACGCTCACCCTCCTGGCCATGCTGGTGGTGGCCACCTTCGTGTGGAACCTGCTGGTGCTGGTGACCATCCTGCGTGTGCGGACGTTCCACCGCGTGCCCCACAACCTGGTGGCCTCCATGGCCATCTCGGACGTGATGGTGGCAGCGCTGGTGATGCCGCTGAGCCTGGTTCACGAGCTCAACGGGCGTCTGTGGAAGCTGGGCCGTGTGCTGTGCCAGGTGTGGATCTCTTTTGACGTGCTGTGTTGCACAGCCAGCATCTGGAACGTGACGGCCATTGCGCTGGACCGCTACTGGTCCATCACCAGACACCTGGAGTACACGCTCAAGACACGCAAGAAGATCTCCAACGTGATGATCGCCCTCACGTGGCTGCTGTCCTCCATCATTTCGCTGTCACCGCTCTTTGGCTGGGGCGAGACATATTCCGAGGGCATGAAGTGCCAGGTGAGCCAGGAGCCGTCCTACACCATCTTCTCCACCTTCGGAGCCTTTTATCTGCCTCTCTGTGTGGTGCTCTTTGTCTACTGGAAGATATACAAGGCGGCCAAGTTCCGGATTGGCTCCCGCAAGACCAACACCATCACACCCATGGCAGAG GTGAAGGAAGAAGCTCAGCGTCCTCAGTTGGTGTTCACTGTTCGCCACGCTACTGTTACCTTCCAGACGGATGGCGACACATGGCGTgagcagaaggagaagaaggcaGCGCTGATGGTGGGCATCTTAATCGGcgtctttgtgctctgctggatcccgttcttcatcaccgagcTCATCGTCCCACTTTGCTCGTGCGACATCCCGCCCATCTGGAAAAGCATCTTCCTGTGGCTGGGCTACTCCAACTCCTTCTTCAACCCCCTCATATATACCGCCTTCAACAAGAACTACAACAACGCTCTGAGGAACCTCTTCTCCAGGCAGCGTTGA